Genomic window (Zingiber officinale cultivar Zhangliang chromosome 2B, Zo_v1.1, whole genome shotgun sequence):
AGCTCACCAACACCTTCTCAACATTTTTGATTCAAACTTCTCTGGTAAGCTCACCAACACCTTCTCAACAACTCTTGCATCTGGCATAGACTCTCCAagtagtttaatttgattaactaCTTTCATTAGTCTATCGACAAAATCTTTAACTACTTCCACCTCCGTCATCCTTATCAACTCAAATTCTTGTCTCAAGTTCAAGACTTGCATTTGCTTTGTCTTGATACTTCCTTGAAACTCCTCGCTTAGCCTATCCCATGCACCTTTTGTTGTTTCACAAtccataatttttataaaaatggtCTCTGATACAGCTACGTGAATCATGCTAAGTGCCTTGTATTTCTTGGCGTTCTCCTCTGCATAGAACCGCTGCTGCTGTACGGTTGGATTCTCTCGCAACTCGGCAGGAGGTGCATCAGACTCGACCGAGCTCCAGAGATCGGCACCCTTCAAAAAAGTTTTCATCTTCACAGCCCACATGACATAATTTTGACCATCAAAGGTTGGTGGTGCTCCGGCTGTGACGCTCATCATGGAGGTGTTTAGGCGTACTTGGGTTTCAAGGTTTTTttggtgctctgataccactgatgGAAGGAAAAGGATGATGAGGTAGAAGGTGTAGAGAGAAAGGAGAGAACAAACTATACTTTAAGTTGCAATTGAAACTCACAAATTGAACTCTCTGCCATTACAAGCACCCTCATGAgatttttatactaacttaacatTGGTTGAAGAAGTTTACTAAAATACGCAATAGTATTTCAAGAGACCAACTTTAAGGTCCTTTATTGCCCTTGAAATTGATGGCATTTATTACTTTGCCAACTTGTCTTGCCTACTGCATTTGTCTTCAAATTATATTTGTCTTCATGCAACGTTCCTTAGTGTCGTGAGACAATTAACTTTGGACTGTAGCATTTGATGTCAACTACAACAGGGCTATCGCCCGCAACATTTTGCAACTGTTGCAAACAATGAATATCATCGAGATTGATCCTAAAGGGTAAGCATCTTATCGCTTTTATTTTATCAAGTCCACAATGTTTTGGCCATCTTCTCGACCTTAAACTTGATTTTACTCGAGTGAAAGCTAGTagggaaaggaggagaggaaatgGAGGCAAAAAAATGTAATTTCGTATGCCCTTAGTACTCTCTCCCCTTCCCCTCTACATAATCTAGTGAAATATAGTTTGGTAAATGCCTCTTTTAtagttagtcattattccaaagggtAATAATCGTCTGTAATTTATCTTCTCCGTATTAACCTTTGGAACTAATTGACGAAAACACTGAGAACAAAAATATTCACCTTTTTACTACCACAATCTAGTGACATATAGTCTGTGTTAAGTTCCTGCAACTTGTTTTTGcacatttttatttaaatatcttAATTAAAGTAAAGAAATTAAGACAATGAATATTTTAAGATatgtttttttgaaaaaaaaatacattatcaAATATAACTTACGcagttaatccaagacagatgtaagaaataaatattttactttttaaaaaaaaaaaaattcaaaactatcACACAGATGAAGATTAGTTCGTGTATAAAATTGGCTATTAATTCATCTTTAGAAACTttgttatattttaatatttataatatcgacttttattattattttaatttttattatagtgTTAAGTGACGCTCCATGTTTTTTTTGCATTTCTAATAAAAAATGATTTActgataataattttatatagAATTTTGTCTACTTATTAAAACATTTTatctataaaatttaatttatccttgtaaattcaatttttcatatgaATTTCGCCCTCGCATATTCAATTATACTCTTCCTTATATGAGTTTGATTTTCATAGATTTATCATCTATTATACTATGAACTTGTTAGGTATCGAATTTTGTATACGCTCATTTCTATTTGAGAAATACAATTATTTCGAAGATATTCACATTTTAATAGTATGGCTCATAGAAAATGGGTTTAGGGTCGTGACGTGGAGAAGGTGAACTAACTAGCaaaataaaacttttttttatattaaaatagcTCTCTAATTTTCGAACCAAACCTGGCGATCGATAGAATTCATAGTTAACTCATTTGGGAAGCCAACCAACAATTTCTACCGCATAAATTTCTCCTCAATTGTCCCACTTCTTATCAAGCGCACAACCTCAACTCCCTTCAACTACTCCATGGCTTTCCGGTTTTGCCTCTTTGCCATGGCAATTTTGATCGCCAACCTTGGTGGATGTTATGGGGCACGGCGTCTCCTCGACACGGCGGCTGCACCCTCTGTCTCAGCCATACCGACACTTCCAGCAGTGCCACCTGTGCCGGCCATTCCACAACTATCTATGCCACCGATGCCTCAAGCCTCAGCACCTCCGATGCCGGCAATGCCAACCATTCCAACGCCATTGATGCCGACAATCCCTCAACTACAGACACCAGCACAACCGATGCCAACGATTCCAACGCCATTGATGCCGACAATCCCTCAACTACAGACACCAGCACAACCGATGCCAACCATTCCAACAATCCCTTCCATTCCTCTACTCACCCCACCACCGGCGACTACCACAGCCCCATGACATCCTATTGAGCGAGCTACTTCGAGCGTATTATGTATCTTCACTAGTGTTTTACGAGTGTTTACATTGTCGGTAGGATTGTGACGGACATTGTGAAGTCTTGTTCATCGATCTTATTTACTTGTATGGCATAAGAATAAATACCAATCAGTCTACATTTGATCCTAATATGATTTGTCCCTAAATATTGTTCTAAATCAATATCTATTCGATCGAAAAGGTTAGCTAAGCGAGTAGAAAGCATGAAACAAGCAACACGAGTCAGTTTGTCACCTCACTCGATCCATTTGATTCACCTTTCTAGCTTTGTCCGGTTCGCCtatcttattttattaaattCTAGAATTTGAATATGAAACTCGATCGGATTTTTATTTCTTCCGGTTGAACTAGTAGAACTGAACAGTCTAACCCACCTTTAAAAAGAGTAACGATAGATGGCTGAAAATATTCTACTTCTTGCAAAAATTGTAAGAAACAATAATCTCTTGTTCACATAATTGTAGTGCCCCCTCCCCCCTCAAAAAAAAACCTTTTAGTCATTTCAGCGCGCACATCCCTTTTGGCTCATATGTACAACTCGAGCGAACAGTCCTATTGTCCAACCCGACTCGCCTATTTAATCAACTCTATCGAGATGGAAAGAAAATGTTCTGAAATAGACATTCAAATTGTTACAATTAGTCGAGTGACAAACAAACAAGAAAACACTGACTAAATCAAACACAATTCGAGTCTGATTCAGATTCTAATGAAGAACAAATGTCTGGTTCAGATTCTAATGGACAAATGAGAATGTAGGTGGCCTTCTGAACTACTTGTTATTGATCGATGTTATCTTTTGACCTCCTTAAACTCAGATACAATGTTAAGCTAATTTGACCAACCATTTCGTCAAACATGCCATTTCAAATCTACAAACTTACCTACCAAACCTCCATCTGCAATTACACAATTCATCTTGGAAGCCAACCAACAATCTATAACCTCGCAACCTCTCCATCAACCTTTCTCTCGATCTAAATACCATCACTTTGCTCGCTGTCTTGGGATCCATGGCTTCCTTTTTTCAGCCTCTTTACCATGGCACCTCTGATAGCTAACCTCAGACCCTGCCGCGCGGCTAGGCATCTCCTTGACACAACACCAACTGCCGCTCCTGTTGTCTCAGTGCCACCGATAACAATGCCAGTAGTACCAACTGTTCCACATGTTTGCTGACTATTCCAACAATGCCAGCAGCAGGAGTGTCGTCTTTTGCTCCCTTTATCCCGGTCATTCGCAAAGTTCCACTGCCTTCCATTCCTTCAATTCTGGCC
Coding sequences:
- the LOC122049676 gene encoding protein PELPK1-like, with product MAFRFCLFAMAILIANLGGCYGARRLLDTAAAPSVSAIPTLPAVPPVPAIPQLSMPPMPQASAPPMPAMPTIPTPLMPTIPQLQTPAQPMPTIPTPLMPTIPQLQTPAQPMPTIPTIPSIPLLTPPPATTTAP